In a genomic window of Coregonus clupeaformis isolate EN_2021a chromosome 27, ASM2061545v1, whole genome shotgun sequence:
- the LOC121541156 gene encoding growth arrest and DNA damage-inducible protein GADD45 gamma-like: MTLEEVLIQKPAERAQCTGKVLEEVLLSAKDNDCLTVGVYESAKVMNVDPDSVSFCILATDEEWECDIALQIHFTLIQSYCFDNDISIVRVNDMQRLAEIVGDKTGQLEDAHCSLITNSADGSWEDPALEKLHLFCEESRSVNDWVPEITLPKR, translated from the exons ATGACTCTTGAGGAAGTTCTGATCCAGAAGCCAGCTGAGCGTGCCCAGTGCACTGGCAAAGTCCTGGAGGAAGTTCTGCTCTCTGCTAAAGACAACGACTGCCTGACCGTTGGTGTCTATGAGTCTGCTAAAGTTATGAATGT TGACCCAGACAGTGTGTCTTTCTGCATCCTGGCCACCGATGAGGAGTGGGAGTGTGACATTGCTCTCCAGATCCACTTCACCCTCATCCAGTCTTACTGTTTTGACAATGACATCAGCATCGTCAGAGTGAACGACATGCAGCGACTGGCCGAGATTGTTGGTGACAAGACTGGCCAGCTTGAAGATGCCCACTGCTCTCTTATCACG AACTCAGCTGATGGTTCTTGGGAGGACCCTGCTCTGGAGAAGCTGCACCTGTTCTGTGAGGAGAGCCGCAGTGTGAACGACTGGGTTCCAGAGATCACCCTCCCTAAGCGCTGA
- the LOC121541157 gene encoding growth arrest and DNA damage-inducible protein GADD45 gamma-like yields the protein MEAIGISLKEALKSAQCEDRLTVGVYESAKIMNDDQDSVSFCVLATDVECECDIALQIHFTLIQSYCFDNDISIVRVNDMQRLAEIVGDKTGQLEDAHCCLITNSADGSWEDPALEKLHLFCEESRSVNDWVPEITLPKR from the exons ATGGAAGCTATTGGCATATCTCTGAAGGAAGCTCTCaagtctgcccagtgtgaggatCGCCTCACTGTTGGTGTCTATGAAAGTGCCAAAATAATGAATGA TGACCAAGACAGTGTGTCTTTCTGCGTCCTGGCCACCGATGTGGAGTGTGAGTGTGACATTGCTCTCCAGATCCACTTCACCCTCATCCAGTCTTactgttttgacaacgacatcaGCATCGTCAGAGTGAACGACATGCAGCGCCTGGCCGAGATTGTTGGTGACAAGACTGGCCAGCTTGAAGATGCCCACTGCTGTCTTATCACA AACTCAGCTGATGGTTCTTGGGAGGACCCTGCTCTGGAGAAGCTGCACCTGTTCTGTGAGGAGAGCCGCAGTGTGAACGACTGGGTTCCAGAGATCACCCTCCCTAAGCGCTGA